A stretch of the Modestobacter marinus genome encodes the following:
- a CDS encoding acyl-CoA dehydrogenase family protein: MTDLLLPADFFGFQTLLSDDEQKELLALREFLESEIKPHVNASWAAAEFPHDLIPKFAEADIVGRSYDWEGRPRASRLYTGFQAMELSRVDPSMATFLGVHNGLAMGSIMILGSEEQRQRWIPSMMRMETIGAFGLTEPEGGSDVARGMRTTARRDGDSWVLNGAKRWIGNGTFADVVVVFARDEADDQVKTFVVEKGTPGFQASKIEDKFALRTVQNADLTFTDCRIPAGNKLEDGNTFKDVNKVLKVTRGGVAWSGVGCQLGAYEVAVAYAKERHQFGKPIGSFQLIQDLLARMLGNVTASLGMTVRLSQLQETDDLRDDQAALAKSYVTARGRETVGWARELFGGNGIVLENDVIRYFADAEALYSYEGTREMNTLIVGRSITGFSAFV, translated from the coding sequence ATGACCGATCTGCTCCTGCCCGCCGACTTCTTCGGTTTCCAGACGCTGCTGTCCGACGACGAGCAGAAGGAGCTCCTCGCCCTCCGCGAGTTCCTCGAGTCCGAGATCAAGCCGCACGTCAACGCCTCCTGGGCCGCGGCGGAGTTCCCGCACGACCTGATCCCCAAGTTCGCCGAGGCCGACATCGTGGGCCGCTCCTACGACTGGGAGGGCCGGCCCCGCGCCTCCCGGCTGTACACCGGCTTCCAGGCGATGGAGCTGTCCCGGGTCGACCCGTCGATGGCCACCTTCCTGGGTGTGCACAACGGCCTGGCGATGGGCTCGATCATGATCCTCGGCTCGGAAGAGCAGCGGCAGCGCTGGATCCCCTCGATGATGCGGATGGAGACGATCGGCGCGTTCGGGCTCACCGAGCCCGAGGGCGGCTCCGACGTCGCCCGGGGCATGCGCACCACCGCCCGGCGGGACGGCGACTCCTGGGTGCTCAACGGTGCCAAGCGCTGGATCGGCAACGGCACCTTCGCCGACGTGGTCGTCGTCTTCGCCCGGGACGAGGCCGACGACCAGGTGAAGACCTTCGTCGTGGAGAAGGGCACCCCTGGCTTCCAGGCCAGCAAGATCGAGGACAAGTTCGCGCTGCGCACGGTGCAGAACGCCGACCTCACCTTCACCGACTGCCGCATCCCCGCCGGGAACAAGCTCGAGGACGGCAACACCTTCAAGGACGTCAACAAGGTGCTCAAGGTGACCCGCGGCGGCGTCGCCTGGAGCGGCGTCGGGTGCCAGCTGGGCGCCTACGAGGTGGCGGTCGCCTACGCCAAGGAGCGCCACCAGTTCGGCAAGCCGATCGGCTCCTTCCAGCTGATCCAGGACCTGCTGGCCCGGATGCTGGGCAACGTCACCGCCAGCCTCGGGATGACCGTCCGGCTGTCCCAGCTGCAGGAGACCGACGACCTGCGCGACGACCAGGCCGCCCTGGCCAAGAGCTACGTGACCGCCCGCGGCCGGGAGACCGTCGGCTGGGCCCGCGAGCTGTTCGGCGGGAACGGGATCGTGCTGGAGAACGACGTCATCCGGTACTTCGCCGACGCCGAGGCGCTGTACTCCTACGAGGGCACCCGGGAGATGAACACCCTCATCGTCGGCCGCTCGATCACCGGGTTCAGCGCCTTCGTGTGA
- a CDS encoding response regulator transcription factor, translating into MPGQSVLVVEDTDEIRELVVTVLRRAGMDVREATTGAACLAEVRREAPDVVVLDLGLPDADGTEVCRQLRAETDCYVLMLTARAEEVDLLIGLAVGADGYMAKPFSPRELVARVQTMLRRPRTPAVPEPLASVADPVQRLADLEVDPDSREVRVDGAAVDLTRTEFDLLAAMVSRPGRVLQRETLLREVWQTDWEGNLRLVEAHMSNLRRKLTAAGLSHPEIKTVRGVGYRLVA; encoded by the coding sequence GTGCCGGGGCAGTCCGTGCTCGTGGTCGAGGACACCGACGAGATCCGTGAGCTCGTCGTCACGGTGCTCCGCCGGGCCGGGATGGACGTGCGCGAGGCCACCACCGGTGCCGCGTGCCTGGCCGAGGTGCGCCGCGAGGCGCCCGACGTCGTCGTCCTGGACCTCGGCCTGCCCGACGCCGACGGCACCGAGGTGTGCCGGCAGCTGCGCGCCGAGACCGACTGCTACGTGCTGATGCTGACCGCGCGGGCGGAGGAGGTCGACCTGCTGATCGGCCTCGCCGTCGGGGCGGACGGCTACATGGCCAAGCCGTTCTCGCCGCGGGAGCTGGTCGCCCGGGTGCAGACGATGCTGCGCCGGCCGCGCACCCCGGCGGTCCCGGAGCCGCTCGCCTCCGTGGCGGACCCCGTCCAGCGGCTGGCCGACCTCGAGGTCGACCCGGACAGCCGCGAGGTCCGGGTGGACGGCGCTGCGGTCGACCTGACCCGCACCGAGTTCGACCTGCTCGCCGCGATGGTCTCCCGGCCCGGCCGGGTCCTGCAGCGGGAGACGCTGCTGCGCGAGGTCTGGCAGACCGACTGGGAGGGCAACCTCCGGCTGGTCGAGGCCCACATGTCCAACCTGCGGCGCAAGCTCACGGCCGCAGGGTTGAGCCACCCGGAGATCAAGACCGTCCGGGGGGTCGGCTACCGCCTGGTGGCCTGA
- a CDS encoding response regulator, with protein MTALRRGARPTALVIDASPAARQQVTGLLELAGWCVHEAADAEDARRLSSAVAPDLVVTSATVPGAADGPGLLTELRRTGSTAHFLVVTPDPTDEVRAAAAAAGALACLAAPVGARLLVDLVRSRTADRTADLVDVADLHDADLDAELDAELQDRLQGMYADALPARLSALSRSVRAGEPRAVAAAAHALAGASGQLGHPEVADVCRAIADDARRGVLAHQRLAQLTGLAGQAAG; from the coding sequence GTGACCGCCCTCCGCCGCGGGGCCCGGCCGACCGCGCTCGTGATCGACGCCTCGCCCGCCGCGCGGCAGCAGGTGACCGGCCTCCTCGAGCTGGCCGGCTGGTGCGTCCACGAGGCCGCCGACGCCGAGGACGCCCGCCGGCTGAGCAGCGCGGTCGCCCCGGACCTGGTGGTCACCTCGGCCACCGTGCCCGGCGCCGCCGACGGCCCCGGGCTGCTGACGGAGCTGCGCCGAACCGGCAGCACCGCCCACTTCCTGGTGGTCACCCCCGACCCCACCGACGAGGTCCGCGCCGCAGCGGCCGCCGCCGGCGCCCTCGCCTGCCTGGCCGCGCCCGTCGGCGCCCGGCTGCTGGTGGACCTGGTGCGCAGCCGCACCGCCGACCGCACCGCCGACCTGGTCGACGTGGCGGACCTGCACGATGCCGACCTCGATGCCGAGCTGGACGCCGAGCTGCAGGACCGGCTGCAGGGCATGTACGCCGACGCCCTGCCCGCGCGGCTGTCCGCCCTCTCCCGCAGCGTCCGCGCCGGGGAGCCCCGCGCCGTCGCGGCCGCCGCGCACGCCCTCGCCGGCGCCTCCGGTCAGCTCGGTCACCCCGAGGTCGCCGACGTGTGCCGGGCGATCGCCGACGACGCCCGGCGCGGGGTCCTCGCCCACCAGCGGCTCGCCCAGCTGACCGGCCTGGCCGGCCAGGCCGCCGGGTGA
- a CDS encoding signal peptidase I: MTTALLASPALRTDTAIVRRPAQQSARARRTAGLVERVAGLTARWSLRLLVTVAALAFGLLAVGPHVLDYRTMTMLTASMSPAIDPGDVTIVTPLPVSEVTEGMIIAYHIPVDDHHLVSHRVVSVAHGTDGTVTVETKGDANVAVDPWQATLQGDTAYQVRAVVPELGHAIQALRTPGVSQALVYGAPALLAGWLLLSIWRPATAVRQDDDTAVRQDDDTAVQP; this comes from the coding sequence ATGACCACCGCCCTGCTCGCCAGCCCCGCACTCCGCACGGACACCGCGATCGTCCGGCGTCCGGCGCAGCAGTCCGCCCGGGCGCGCCGCACCGCCGGCCTCGTGGAGCGCGTGGCCGGCCTGACGGCCCGCTGGTCCCTCCGGCTGCTGGTCACCGTCGCCGCCCTGGCCTTCGGCCTGCTGGCCGTCGGGCCACACGTCCTGGACTACCGGACGATGACGATGCTGACCGCCAGCATGTCCCCGGCGATCGACCCGGGTGACGTCACGATCGTGACGCCGCTGCCGGTCAGCGAGGTCACCGAGGGCATGATCATCGCCTACCACATCCCGGTCGACGACCACCACCTCGTCAGCCACCGCGTCGTCTCCGTGGCGCACGGCACCGACGGGACGGTGACCGTCGAGACCAAGGGGGACGCCAACGTGGCGGTCGACCCGTGGCAGGCCACCCTGCAGGGCGACACCGCCTACCAGGTGCGCGCGGTCGTCCCCGAGCTCGGTCATGCGATCCAGGCCCTGCGCACCCCGGGGGTCAGCCAGGCCCTCGTGTACGGCGCCCCCGCCCTGCTGGCCGGCTGGCTGCTGCTGTCGATCTGGCGCCCGGCCACCGCGGTCCGCCAGGACGACGACACCGCGGTCCGCCAGGACGACGACACCGCGGTGCAGCCGTGA
- a CDS encoding TasA family protein — protein sequence MTATTTRTGTARKVVGSLGVVGAAAAVAGMGTFGTFTDSTAPLDASVASGTLALDLDSVDSTATLPMDAAGFVPGDSISRSVDLVNNGDLGFAGIQLSSAATTSSLLDTDTTNGLQLSVTSCSVTWTESVVDGVATYTCSGVATPVASGPAVTDVAFADAASLAPHGTDHLVVTLSLPTTADNAFQGKTSALALSFTGTQQTGTDR from the coding sequence ATGACCGCCACGACCACCCGCACCGGGACCGCCCGCAAGGTCGTCGGCTCGCTCGGCGTCGTCGGCGCCGCGGCCGCCGTCGCCGGCATGGGGACCTTCGGCACGTTCACCGACAGCACCGCCCCGCTGGACGCCTCGGTCGCCTCCGGCACCCTGGCGCTGGACCTCGACTCGGTGGACAGCACCGCCACGCTGCCGATGGACGCCGCCGGCTTCGTCCCCGGGGACTCGATCAGCCGCTCGGTCGACCTGGTCAACAACGGGGACCTCGGCTTCGCCGGCATCCAGCTCAGCTCGGCCGCCACCACCTCCAGCCTGCTGGACACCGACACGACCAACGGCCTGCAGCTGAGCGTCACGTCCTGCTCGGTGACCTGGACCGAGTCGGTCGTCGACGGCGTCGCCACCTACACCTGCAGCGGTGTCGCGACCCCGGTGGCCTCCGGCCCGGCGGTGACCGACGTCGCCTTCGCCGACGCCGCCAGCCTCGCACCGCACGGCACCGACCACCTCGTCGTCACCCTGAGCCTGCCGACCACCGCCGACAACGCCTTCCAGGGCAAGACCTCCGCGCTGGCGCTCAGCTTCACCGGCACGCAGCAGACCGGGACCGACCGCTGA
- a CDS encoding sensor histidine kinase yields the protein MTAVAGPVTRSARLVDRTGVAGLGAAAATGVVVLVVRPALPLALLAAAVVLLAVVELTRRLHRQQTTARVLEAQRSDLFSQRQSTADELQVATRMLRARAETMTSVIDAVTEQSIIGTDRDGLVRVWNPGAERMLGLPRADVVRTRSVTDFHAPEELAPEDPAPGEAGTPFATLVRAAREQGSDVRDWTYLTVDGRRLTVSVAITPRTDDDGEQTGWNFVGTDMTEVRATERLKDQFVSLISHELRTPLSSILGYLELVLDDPDQPLTDEQRQYLGTVERNAQRLLRLVGDLLFTAQVDAGRLTLQPEDVDLAGIVRSAEETARVTAAARGVAVTVDAPDGGLTVSGDALRLGQACDNLVSNAVKFTPAGGRVALRLRTAWRGTDGELTDVPAAGGTRVAVLSVSDTGVGIPNGEQGRLFTSFFRASTARRNAVPGVGLGLTITKAITTAHGGTLDVASAEGRGTTFTLALPLPG from the coding sequence GTGACCGCGGTCGCCGGTCCCGTCACCCGCTCCGCCCGGCTCGTCGACCGCACCGGCGTGGCCGGGCTGGGGGCGGCGGCCGCGACCGGCGTCGTGGTGCTCGTCGTCCGCCCCGCCCTGCCGCTGGCCCTGCTGGCCGCAGCGGTCGTGCTGCTCGCCGTCGTCGAGCTGACCCGCCGGCTGCACCGGCAGCAGACCACCGCCCGGGTGCTGGAGGCCCAGCGCAGCGACCTCTTCTCGCAGCGTCAGTCGACCGCGGACGAGCTCCAGGTGGCCACCCGGATGCTGCGCGCCCGCGCCGAGACGATGACCAGCGTCATCGACGCGGTCACCGAGCAGTCGATCATCGGCACCGACCGGGACGGCCTCGTCCGGGTGTGGAACCCCGGGGCCGAGCGGATGCTCGGGCTCCCCCGTGCCGACGTCGTCCGCACCCGGTCGGTCACCGACTTCCACGCCCCCGAGGAGCTGGCACCCGAGGACCCGGCTCCCGGGGAGGCCGGGACCCCGTTCGCCACCCTGGTCCGGGCCGCCCGGGAGCAGGGCAGCGACGTCCGGGACTGGACGTACCTGACCGTCGACGGACGGCGGCTGACCGTGTCGGTGGCGATCACCCCGCGCACCGACGACGACGGCGAGCAGACCGGCTGGAACTTCGTCGGCACCGACATGACCGAGGTGCGCGCCACCGAACGGCTCAAGGACCAGTTCGTCAGCCTGATCTCCCACGAGCTGCGCACCCCGCTGAGCTCGATCCTCGGCTACCTGGAACTGGTCCTGGACGACCCCGACCAGCCGCTGACCGACGAGCAGCGGCAGTACCTGGGCACCGTCGAGCGCAACGCGCAGCGGCTGCTGCGGCTGGTGGGCGACCTGCTGTTCACCGCGCAGGTCGACGCCGGCCGGCTGACCCTGCAGCCCGAGGACGTCGACCTGGCCGGCATCGTGCGGTCGGCCGAGGAGACCGCCCGGGTCACCGCTGCGGCGCGCGGGGTGGCGGTGACCGTCGACGCCCCGGACGGCGGGCTCACCGTCTCCGGTGACGCGCTGCGGCTGGGGCAGGCCTGCGACAACCTGGTGTCCAACGCGGTCAAGTTCACCCCCGCCGGCGGCCGGGTCGCGCTGCGGCTGCGGACCGCCTGGCGGGGTACGGACGGCGAGCTCACCGACGTGCCCGCCGCGGGCGGGACCCGGGTGGCGGTGCTGTCGGTCAGCGACACCGGCGTCGGCATCCCGAACGGCGAGCAGGGGCGGTTGTTCACCAGCTTCTTCCGCGCCTCGACCGCTCGGCGCAACGCCGTCCCGGGGGTCGGGCTCGGCCTGACCATCACCAAGGCGATCACCACCGCGCACGGCGGCACCCTGGACGTGGCGAGCGCCGAGGGACGCGGGACGACGTTCACCCTGGCCCTCCCCCTGCCCGGCTGA
- a CDS encoding response regulator: MDAPARVLVADDEEDIRQLVVLAVRRAGCTVVAAVADGARALSVARDERPDLLVLDVSMPEATGLEVCLALRADPATAGCRVLLLSAGASPDDVARGLAAGADAYLPKPFTVAGLVHQVRLLTAERAA, translated from the coding sequence GTGGACGCACCCGCACGCGTGCTGGTGGCCGACGACGAGGAGGACATCCGGCAGCTGGTCGTCCTCGCGGTCCGCAGGGCCGGCTGCACCGTCGTGGCCGCGGTCGCCGACGGCGCCCGGGCCCTGAGCGTGGCGCGCGACGAGCGCCCCGACCTCCTGGTGCTCGACGTCTCCATGCCCGAGGCGACCGGGCTGGAGGTCTGCCTCGCCCTGCGCGCCGATCCCGCCACCGCCGGCTGCCGGGTGCTGCTGCTCTCCGCCGGCGCCTCCCCCGACGACGTCGCCCGGGGTCTGGCGGCGGGCGCGGACGCCTACCTGCCCAAGCCGTTCACCGTGGCCGGCCTGGTGCACCAGGTCCGGCTGCTGACCGCGGAGCGCGCCGCGTGA
- a CDS encoding DUF3618 domain-containing protein, with the protein MTSSDPDVIRRQIEDTRANLSYDVDALNEKVNPTRVVDRRVGKAKSSVSGLKEKVFGAAHDTRDQMSNRASHAQGQAHDAAGNVQGAAHNAMETVQNAPETLQRQAQGNPLAAGLIAFGVGWLVSSLLPTSEKEKQLASQAEAAVKEHKQPLVDQAKNVAQEIGDNLKPAAQDAVESVKATAQDGVETVKSEGQHAAQDVKGQAQDSKQKVQGQPS; encoded by the coding sequence ATGACCAGCAGTGACCCGGACGTGATCCGGCGCCAGATCGAGGACACCCGCGCGAACCTCAGCTACGACGTGGACGCGCTGAACGAGAAGGTCAACCCCACCCGGGTGGTCGACCGTCGGGTCGGCAAGGCCAAGAGCAGCGTGTCCGGGCTGAAGGAGAAGGTCTTCGGGGCGGCACACGACACCCGTGACCAGATGAGCAACCGGGCCTCGCACGCCCAGGGCCAGGCGCACGACGCCGCGGGCAACGTCCAGGGCGCCGCGCACAACGCCATGGAGACCGTCCAGAACGCTCCCGAGACGCTGCAGCGCCAGGCGCAGGGCAACCCGCTCGCCGCGGGCCTCATCGCCTTCGGTGTCGGCTGGCTGGTCTCCTCGCTGCTCCCGACCAGCGAGAAGGAGAAGCAGCTCGCCTCGCAGGCCGAGGCTGCGGTCAAGGAGCACAAGCAGCCGCTGGTCGACCAGGCCAAGAACGTCGCGCAGGAGATCGGCGACAACCTGAAGCCGGCCGCCCAGGACGCGGTGGAGTCGGTCAAGGCCACCGCCCAGGACGGCGTCGAGACGGTCAAGTCCGAGGGGCAGCACGCTGCCCAGGACGTCAAGGGCCAGGCCCAGGACTCCAAGCAGAAGGTCCAGGGTCAGCCCTCCTGA
- a CDS encoding phage holin family protein: MTQPSAPGAQPYGQLGTGYAQSGATGYAAPPASEHYDNTAQPMTDEGHPEVENTSVGTLLGEVSKDLSTLMRQELELAKAELRQEANQATAIAKEEANKASGIAKEEAAKAGKGAGMLGGAAFAGVMLVLFLSLAAMWALAYWFDNLAWATLVVAVVWGIVAAVLAAMGRKKLKQVDPKRVTQVDLSRFKSINPKPEQTVDTLQQVPGALKPH, translated from the coding sequence ATGACCCAGCCGAGCGCCCCGGGCGCGCAGCCGTACGGACAGCTCGGGACCGGGTACGCGCAGAGCGGTGCCACCGGTTACGCGGCGCCGCCGGCGTCCGAGCACTACGACAACACGGCTCAGCCGATGACCGACGAGGGGCACCCCGAGGTGGAGAACACCTCGGTCGGGACCCTGCTCGGTGAGGTGAGCAAAGACCTCTCGACGCTGATGCGCCAGGAGCTCGAGCTCGCCAAGGCCGAGCTGCGGCAGGAGGCGAACCAGGCCACCGCGATCGCCAAGGAAGAGGCGAACAAGGCCAGCGGGATCGCCAAGGAAGAGGCCGCCAAGGCGGGCAAGGGCGCCGGGATGCTCGGTGGCGCTGCCTTCGCCGGCGTCATGCTGGTCCTCTTCCTCAGCCTGGCCGCCATGTGGGCCCTCGCCTACTGGTTCGACAACCTCGCCTGGGCCACCCTCGTGGTCGCCGTCGTCTGGGGCATCGTGGCCGCCGTCCTGGCCGCGATGGGCCGGAAGAAGCTCAAGCAGGTCGATCCCAAGCGGGTCACCCAGGTGGACCTCAGCCGGTTCAAGTCGATCAACCCGAAGCCGGAACAGACGGTCGACACGCTCCAGCAGGTCCCCGGCGCGCTCAAGCCCCACTGA